CTGATATTTCACTAGGTATGCTATTTTCACTAGCTGTATCATCTATTGGTGTATATGGTGCTCTATTTGCTGGATGGGCTGCTAACTCTAAGTATGCATTCCTGGGATCTCTACGATCTACTGCACAAATGGTTAGTTATGAACTTATTTTCTCAACTTGTGTTGCTGCTGTTATCCTTCTTGCAGGTTCACTAAATTTCACTACTATTGTAGAAGCACAAACATCTATTTGGTTCATTGTACCTCTATTTCCACTTTTCATTATGTACCTTATCTCTGCTCTTGCAGAACTTAACCGTACTCCATTCGATCTGCCCGAAGCTGAATCTGAGCTAGTTAGTGGATTTATGACAGAACACTCTGGTATGATTTTTGTATTCTTCTATCTAGCTGAATATTCTGGAGTTGTTCTTATGTCAACATTTTCTACTATTCTATTCCTAGGAGGATATGCTTTCCCAGAGATTCTTGTAAATGAAACTTTCATCAACCTACAAAGTATCATTCTTGTAATGAAATCTCTTATCTTCATGTTCTTCTTTGTTTGGGTTCGTGCTACATTCGTTCGACAACGATATGATCGTCTTATGATTTTCTGTTGGACACAACTTCTTCCAATGGCTATCGCTATGCTAGTTCTTGTTCCTAGTCTACTAGTTGCTTTCGATATCCCTGCCATTAATTAATTATTACTAGGAATTTATTCCCTTATTCATACCAATATAGGTTAACTTTCATTCAAAACCTAGTTTCTATAATTCACTATTATATAGTTATATATATAATATTATATAAATATCATATCACCATAGGGATCTTAGCATAATTGGATAATGCACCAAATTGTCAGTTTGGGAGATGCCCGTTCGAGTCGGGTAGTTCTCGATAAATTCAGATAAAATATTATTCTATTTTCATCAAATTCTTCCACTTATTCATTTTTTAAAATATTATGAATCTTAGTCTTATTCTATTTACTATTGGTATCCTAGGATTTGTACTGAATCGTAAAAACATTCTTCTTATGATGATTTCTATTGAAATTCTACTACTGGCAGTTACTATTCTGGTACTTGCATCTTCTATGAATTTCGATGATATTCTAGGACAAACTTATGGTATTTATATTATTCTTCTTGCTGCTGCTGAGTCTGCTATTGGTCTTGGTATTCTTGTTGCTTACTACCGACTACGAGGATCTATTTCTCTTGCTAATGATCAAAATTCTAACACTACAGCTTTATCCTATGGTAGTTTAGAATTTTCACATAGAAACTAAATCAATGTTTTTCCTTCTATTTTCACTTCCTTGTCTAGGTGGTATGACTTCTGGTCTACTAGGACGAAAAATTGGTGTTACTGGTGCTCATATTATTACTACTTCAGCAGTAATGATTTCTGCTATTCTA
This sequence is a window from Malassezia restricta mitochondrion, complete genome. Protein-coding genes within it:
- the nad1 gene encoding NADH dehydrogenase subunit 1, whose amino-acid sequence is MKSFDINIDQGSLISLILILLVFVPMLLCVAFMTIIERKAMGSMQRRIGPNVVGYYGVLQPFADALKLVVKEQIIPAQSNKALFFLAPMISLVFSLLGWATIPFGSGMAITDISLGMLFSLAVSSIGVYGALFAGWAANSKYAFLGSLRSTAQMVSYELIFSTCVAAVILLAGSLNFTTIVEAQTSIWFIVPLFPLFIMYLISALAELNRTPFDLPEAESELVSGFMTEHSGMIFVFFYLAEYSGVVLMSTFSTILFLGGYAFPEILVNETFINLQSIILVMKSLIFMFFFVWVRATFVRQRYDRLMIFCWTQLLPMAIAMLVLVPSLLVAFDIPAIN
- the nad4L gene encoding NADH dehydrogenase subunit 4L, whose product is MNLSLILFTIGILGFVLNRKNILLMMISIEILLLAVTILVLASSMNFDDILGQTYGIYIILLAAAESAIGLGILVAYYRLRGSISLANDQNSNTTALSYGSLEFSHRN